From bacterium, the proteins below share one genomic window:
- a CDS encoding diguanylate cyclase — protein sequence MRFVMFLVIIITVTLITLIIISAPNTVEAWTPAVLLFVSSGILWITISASFYEQFNRAKSAKNQPLAVTLAVLILATVGVALDNFYATILTLSAKNIIFPFSWYQNFFDKPLPWSVPAVVYNLVAVLMLLLFQRKVFEQVLADQEQRKLLEETTQRLEEKNRILATIEAISRALNQSLDLRTILDELTHQVVRYFKVDMCTVRLVTAQKELVVEAAYGENATRLLHTSQKVDEGISGWVFTQQRIAQINDVYHDPRVAPEDFLRKMKVFSYIGLPLNLPLRGTLGCLEIYTYTVRQFTADEVEAFTLIANEAAIAIQNARNFEEAERHRKELEALNQFSSLIDASISESEIYRLFLNEISKRFEVSQVIILQKSSEADFLEIATSLNPLTKKQAQLPILEDPHQCRAIRTGKEMVVANVQTDIICDCELLVPKQGSYFCHPLIIGGKILGLVHLASPKTDYWDTDKQRIVAAFAATIAPAIANLQLMAQEKTRAITDQLTQVHNRRFLDEYLAKQLHILKRQQAQTRTPLAILMLDLDHFKYFNDNFGHEVGDQVLQNFGRMLVATVRASDLVARYGGEEFCVILTGTDLAGAIETAEKIRSATERLDVSSFGAKAPKKITVSIGIAVYPDHGTNPQDLLKKSDQALYAAKEAGRNRICIAELNNLKEPALEIKKKPDKPEDTTKKLL from the coding sequence ATGCGGTTCGTGATGTTCTTGGTGATTATCATCACCGTAACACTCATTACCTTAATTATCATTTCCGCACCGAATACCGTCGAAGCGTGGACTCCGGCAGTACTCCTGTTTGTTTCCAGCGGTATTCTCTGGATAACGATATCCGCCTCGTTCTACGAACAGTTCAATCGGGCGAAATCCGCAAAAAACCAGCCGTTAGCCGTTACGTTAGCGGTATTAATTCTCGCGACCGTTGGGGTTGCACTTGATAACTTTTATGCGACGATTCTAACTCTATCCGCGAAAAATATCATTTTTCCGTTCAGCTGGTATCAGAACTTTTTCGATAAACCGCTCCCTTGGTCAGTTCCGGCGGTCGTCTATAATCTCGTTGCGGTATTAATGCTCTTGTTATTTCAGCGGAAAGTTTTTGAACAGGTTCTTGCTGACCAGGAACAACGGAAATTGTTGGAAGAAACCACGCAACGATTAGAAGAAAAAAATCGGATTCTCGCTACGATTGAAGCGATTTCACGCGCGTTAAACCAATCGTTGGATTTACGGACGATTCTTGACGAGTTAACCCATCAGGTTGTGCGCTATTTCAAGGTAGATATGTGTACGGTTCGGTTAGTTACCGCACAGAAAGAGTTGGTCGTTGAAGCGGCGTATGGCGAAAATGCTACTCGGCTATTACATACCAGCCAGAAGGTTGATGAAGGAATCAGCGGTTGGGTTTTTACGCAACAGCGTATTGCGCAAATTAACGATGTCTATCACGACCCGCGCGTTGCGCCGGAAGATTTCCTGCGGAAAATGAAAGTATTTTCGTATATCGGGTTACCGTTAAACCTGCCGTTACGGGGAACACTCGGTTGTTTGGAAATATATACATACACTGTCCGGCAGTTTACTGCAGATGAAGTTGAAGCGTTCACGCTGATTGCGAACGAAGCGGCGATTGCGATTCAGAACGCGCGCAACTTCGAAGAAGCCGAACGGCATCGCAAAGAACTGGAAGCGTTAAACCAATTTTCGAGTTTAATTGATGCGAGTATTTCCGAATCGGAGATATACAGGCTATTTTTAAATGAAATCAGTAAACGGTTTGAGGTCTCGCAGGTGATTATTTTGCAGAAAAGTTCGGAAGCGGATTTTCTCGAAATCGCAACTTCATTAAATCCGCTAACGAAAAAACAAGCACAATTGCCGATTCTTGAAGACCCGCATCAATGTCGCGCGATTCGCACCGGAAAAGAAATGGTGGTCGCGAATGTCCAGACGGATATAATTTGCGACTGTGAATTATTAGTTCCGAAGCAGGGGAGTTATTTCTGTCATCCGCTGATTATCGGCGGGAAAATCCTCGGTCTCGTTCATCTCGCTTCACCGAAAACAGATTATTGGGATACGGATAAACAGCGCATCGTCGCTGCGTTCGCTGCAACGATTGCACCAGCGATAGCTAATCTCCAGTTAATGGCGCAGGAGAAGACCCGCGCGATTACCGACCAGTTAACCCAAGTTCATAACCGCCGGTTTTTAGATGAATATTTAGCGAAACAACTGCATATCTTGAAACGACAGCAGGCACAAACGAGAACTCCACTCGCGATTCTCATGCTCGATTTAGACCATTTCAAATATTTCAATGATAATTTCGGACACGAAGTCGGTGACCAGGTTCTCCAAAACTTCGGGCGGATGCTAGTAGCAACCGTTCGCGCCAGCGATTTAGTTGCGCGATATGGCGGAGAAGAATTCTGTGTTATTCTAACCGGCACAGATTTAGCGGGCGCTATCGAGACAGCAGAAAAAATCCGCTCGGCTACAGAACGACTTGATGTATCTTCGTTTGGTGCAAAAGCGCCGAAAAAGATTACGGTAAGTATCGGGATAGCAGTATATCCTGACCACGGAACCAACCCACAGGATTTATTAAAAAAATCCGACCAAGCGCTTTATGCGGCGAAAGAAGCAGGGCGGAACCGGATTTGCATAGCGGAATTGAATAATCTTAAAGAACCGGCTCTGGAAATAAAGAAGAAACCTGATAAACCAGAAGATACTACCAAAAAGCTGTTATAA
- a CDS encoding glycosyltransferase — translation MQKASVLMPLYPGMQVNEKAVLGVMNQTVDELELLVLDQRPEEERKDIEIFSTDARIVYVAKTFKNDAALYNYAFNLAKSSYLITLPKNVEFLPNTVEVFRNKLISNPKLAMVYSDYTQIHPDGKKEEKVLFDYIGDITERANFGFVRMYRLQYVFEVGGCDEQFYHMAEYDLRLKLDDNYTFARINQPSYVYYVADTTPQRAAIVSKLHTTEEGKFGVFSYMFLEKDKEYEIEKAFEDMLRRRGAYLYHEPQVVTYPKGKKWPVMVSVIIPCYNRGAFIGKAIESVLRQTYQNFEIIVVDNGSSDNSIAVVEELMKKDKRIRLIKNNVNVIAVSLNKGLRAAKGKYYAQLDSDDEYAPTCLEKMVHYLETHPTAAEAISYYELIDENSQVIKELGVIKHLEYDRNNVMRVDGAGALRVYHREVVLNEFGGFDETEFGHFGEDFDMNLKISEKYDIGKVHAVCYYYRRHPDNTDVKRDPWMKIRNKTVARQHALARRIKLNQQLAKQLAKQLTAPSKPAVKAKKRKK, via the coding sequence ATGCAAAAAGCGAGTGTATTAATGCCGTTATATCCGGGAATGCAGGTGAACGAAAAAGCGGTTCTCGGAGTGATGAACCAGACGGTTGATGAACTCGAACTGCTGGTGCTCGACCAGCGACCGGAAGAAGAACGGAAGGATATCGAAATATTTTCAACGGATGCGCGAATTGTCTATGTCGCGAAAACCTTCAAAAACGATGCGGCATTGTATAATTATGCGTTCAATTTAGCGAAATCAAGTTATTTAATCACGCTGCCGAAAAATGTTGAGTTTCTACCGAATACCGTTGAGGTGTTCCGGAACAAGCTGATTTCGAATCCGAAACTAGCGATGGTGTATAGCGATTATACCCAAATTCATCCTGACGGGAAAAAGGAAGAGAAGGTTCTGTTCGATTATATTGGCGATATCACCGAACGAGCGAATTTTGGGTTTGTGCGCATGTATCGGTTACAGTATGTCTTCGAAGTTGGCGGCTGCGATGAACAGTTCTACCATATGGCAGAATATGATTTACGATTGAAATTAGATGATAACTATACGTTTGCGCGAATCAACCAACCGAGTTATGTATATTATGTAGCCGATACGACTCCGCAACGTGCCGCGATTGTTTCCAAACTGCATACGACGGAAGAAGGGAAGTTCGGCGTGTTCTCGTATATGTTTCTGGAGAAAGATAAAGAATACGAAATCGAAAAAGCGTTTGAAGATATGCTGCGTCGTCGTGGAGCGTATCTCTATCACGAACCGCAAGTGGTTACGTATCCGAAAGGGAAAAAATGGCCGGTTATGGTTAGCGTGATTATCCCGTGTTATAACCGCGGTGCGTTTATCGGGAAAGCTATCGAGAGTGTGTTACGACAAACCTATCAAAATTTCGAAATCATCGTGGTGGATAACGGGTCGAGCGATAACAGTATTGCGGTGGTTGAAGAGTTAATGAAAAAAGATAAACGGATACGATTGATTAAAAATAATGTGAATGTTATAGCTGTTTCACTCAATAAAGGGTTACGTGCGGCGAAAGGGAAATACTATGCGCAACTCGATTCCGATGATGAATATGCGCCAACCTGTTTAGAAAAAATGGTTCATTATCTCGAAACTCACCCTACAGCAGCGGAAGCTATCTCCTACTATGAACTCATTGATGAAAACAGTCAGGTGATTAAAGAGCTGGGAGTAATCAAACATCTGGAGTATGACCGAAACAATGTTATGCGAGTTGATGGTGCGGGTGCGTTGCGGGTATATCATCGGGAAGTAGTGCTGAACGAATTCGGTGGGTTTGATGAGACGGAATTCGGTCATTTCGGCGAAGATTTTGATATGAACTTAAAAATATCTGAAAAGTATGATATCGGGAAGGTACATGCCGTCTGCTATTATTACCGGCGGCATCCGGATAATACCGACGTGAAACGCGACCCGTGGATGAAAATTCGGAATAAAACGGTAGCACGCCAACATGCGTTAGCGCGACGAATTAAACTGAACCAACAGCTCGCGAAACAATTAGCTAAACAACTAACCGCACCATCGAAACCGGCGGTTAAAGCTAAAAAGCGCAAGAAATAA
- a CDS encoding polysaccharide biosynthesis/export family protein codes for MGKNQTVLLRLLTVFILLLHGATVRPEETGSASYRINIEDTIAVSVWQHNDLNITAVVGPDGTISMPLVGEIAVNGLTKQEAREKITTKLKKYIKEPIVTITIVEYGGRRVRVLGQVSNPGSIPFTGRITLLEAVSRAGGPTVSAQLHHCAVFRGTETVIEVDLYELLYEKNMKLDIPLEPGDTVFIPDNINSRVFVLGAVHNPGLYDLGGRLTVLEAIAKAGSYTEEANLSQVCIIRGDLTKPEIIKVNIRNQILKGTIPKQQNLQPNDIVYVPKGLIGKLNFVLEEITPSLRTIVLGDSAIKAIQGKSGTGITISP; via the coding sequence ATGGGTAAAAATCAAACGGTTTTACTCCGTTTATTAACCGTATTCATATTGCTATTACACGGAGCTACTGTTAGACCCGAGGAAACCGGTTCTGCCTCGTATCGAATAAATATTGAGGATACGATTGCGGTTTCGGTTTGGCAGCATAATGATTTAAATATAACCGCAGTCGTTGGTCCGGATGGAACAATTTCAATGCCGTTAGTAGGCGAAATCGCGGTTAACGGATTGACGAAACAAGAGGCGAGAGAAAAGATTACTACAAAACTCAAAAAGTATATTAAGGAACCGATAGTAACCATAACGATTGTAGAATATGGCGGACGGCGGGTTCGTGTTCTCGGTCAGGTATCTAATCCCGGGTCGATACCGTTTACTGGGCGGATAACGCTGTTAGAAGCGGTATCTCGTGCGGGAGGACCAACCGTCTCAGCGCAATTACATCACTGTGCGGTATTCCGTGGTACCGAAACGGTTATCGAAGTAGATTTATATGAATTGCTCTACGAAAAGAATATGAAACTTGATATCCCACTGGAACCGGGGGATACCGTGTTTATACCGGATAACATCAATTCGCGGGTGTTTGTTCTCGGTGCGGTGCATAATCCGGGACTGTACGATCTTGGCGGCCGATTGACGGTGTTAGAAGCGATTGCTAAAGCCGGGTCGTATACCGAGGAAGCGAATCTAAGCCAAGTTTGCATCATTCGCGGGGATTTAACGAAACCGGAAATTATCAAGGTGAATATTAGAAATCAGATTCTTAAAGGAACGATTCCGAAACAGCAGAACCTGCAACCGAATGATATCGTATACGTGCCGAAAGGGCTTATTGGCAAACTGAACTTTGTGCTGGAAGAAATCACGCCGTCGTTACGTACGATTGTTCTTGGCGATAGTGCCATTAAAGCTATCCAGGGGAAAAGCGGAACCGGAATAACCATTAGCCCTTAA